In a genomic window of Meleagris gallopavo isolate NT-WF06-2002-E0010 breed Aviagen turkey brand Nicholas breeding stock chromosome 1, Turkey_5.1, whole genome shotgun sequence:
- the CLPB gene encoding caseinolytic peptidase B protein homolog isoform X2 codes for MVAAISRNSSVLKVLLAANADPNLGDDFSSVYETAKEKGLHSLEVLVTREDEFNNRLNVRASFRGCTALHYAVLADDYLSVRMLLEAGGWHGSWL; via the exons ATGGTGGCAGCCATCAGCAGGAATTCCAG CGTGCTGAAGGTCCTGCTGGCGGCCAATGCAGATCCAAACCTTGGGGACGACTTCAGCAGCGTCTATGAGACCGCCAAGGAGAAAGGCCTCCATTCTTTGGAAG tcCTTGTGACCCGGGAGGACGAGTTCAACAACCGCCTGAACGTCCGCGCCAGCTTCCGtggctgcacagccctgcactaCGCCGTGCTGGCCGACGACTACCTGAGCGTCAGGATGCTGCTGGAGGCAGGTGGGTGGCACGGCTCGTGGCTCTGA
- the CLPB gene encoding caseinolytic peptidase B protein homolog isoform X1 has protein sequence MVAAISRNSSVLKVLLAANADPNLGDDFSSVYETAKEKGLHSLEDPSPTSTLSPSLSHQLALLLSVPTTHELSHVLGNTETPRSWRGCGKEGTDSSACSAVMGRGEMVPN, from the exons ATGGTGGCAGCCATCAGCAGGAATTCCAG CGTGCTGAAGGTCCTGCTGGCGGCCAATGCAGATCCAAACCTTGGGGACGACTTCAGCAGCGTCTATGAGACCGCCAAGGAGAAAGGCCTCCATTCTTTGGAAG ATCCCAGCCCCACCTCCACGTTATCCCCGTCGTTATCCCACCAGCTCGCCTTGCTGCTCTCCGTCCCAACCACACACGAGCTGAGCCACGTCCTTGGCAACACAGAAACCCCCAGGTCCTGGAGGGGCTGTGGGAAAGAAGGGACGGACTcttcagcctgctctgctgtgatGGGACGGGGAGAAATGGTTCCAAACTGA
- the LOC104909449 gene encoding caseinolytic peptidase B protein homolog, which produces MGHTPLDYAREGEVMNLLKASEAKFQEEQRRREVEERRRFPLEQRLKEHIIGQESAIATVGAGEVQTTFVLGMLIINSSLMAL; this is translated from the exons ATGGGCCACACGCCGCTGGATTACGCCCGCGAAGGGGAGGTGATGAACCTCCTGAAGGCATCGGAGGCAAAG TTCCAGGAGGAGCAGCGTCGCCGGGAAGTGGAGGAGCGCCGCAGGTTCCCTCtggagcagaggctgaaggagcaCATCATCGGCCAGGAGAGTGCCATAGCCACGGTGGGGGCAGGTGAGGTCCAAACCACTTTTGTCTTAGGAATGTTAATCATTAATAGCTCACTGATGGCTCTGTAG
- the KCNE3 gene encoding potassium voltage-gated channel subfamily E member 3 isoform X2 translates to MLQSQFNPAAVQAVRAPGHPVHGADAAAAPHRLGGEMEEDNRTELWHRSLQAMLDALNQTLHGTILHPSTPHNASTRASRDDNSYLYILFVMTLFAATVGSLILGYTRSRKVDKRSDPYHVYIKNRVSMI, encoded by the exons ATGCTCCAGTCCCAGTTCAACCCAGCGGCCGTGCAGGCAGTGAGGGCACCCG GGCACCCCGTCCATGGGGCTGAcgctgctgctgccccacacaGGCTTGGCGGGGAGATGGAGGAGGACAACAGGACGGAGCTGTGGCACCGCAGCCTCCAAGCAATGCTGGATGCCTTGAACCAAACCTTACACGGGACCATCCTCCACCCCAGCACCCCACACAATGCCAGCACCCGTGCCAGCCGGGATGACAATTCCTACCTGTACATCCTCTTCGTCATGACGCTCTTCGCAGCCACCGTGGGCAGCCTCATCCTGGGCTACACCCGGTCCCGAAAGGTGGACAAGCGCAGCGATCCGTACCACGTCTACATCAAGAATAGGGTCTCCATGATCTGA
- the KCNE3 gene encoding potassium voltage-gated channel subfamily E member 3 isoform X1, with translation MEEDNRTELWHRSLQAMLDALNQTLHGTILHPSTPHNASTRASRDDNSYLYILFVMTLFAATVGSLILGYTRSRKVDKRSDPYHVYIKNRVSMI, from the coding sequence ATGGAGGAGGACAACAGGACGGAGCTGTGGCACCGCAGCCTCCAAGCAATGCTGGATGCCTTGAACCAAACCTTACACGGGACCATCCTCCACCCCAGCACCCCACACAATGCCAGCACCCGTGCCAGCCGGGATGACAATTCCTACCTGTACATCCTCTTCGTCATGACGCTCTTCGCAGCCACCGTGGGCAGCCTCATCCTGGGCTACACCCGGTCCCGAAAGGTGGACAAGCGCAGCGATCCGTACCACGTCTACATCAAGAATAGGGTCTCCATGATCTGA